GCGGCGGGCATGCCGGCGCTGCTCGTGCCGCGCGGGCGTCCACTCCAAAAATGGAACGGCTCACCCTGAAAGACGAAGCCGTGCGTGAGCGCGCGGGTGATTTGATCCGGGCGGCCGAAATCCTGGTAATAGCCTTTACGCTCACCGGTAAAGAACGCGTGGATGGCGTGATGAAAATCGTCACTCCAGATTGCGTCAAGTCCAAAGCCGCCGGCTTTAGGGGCGCGGACGATCTTAGTATCGTTTTCGTCGGTTTCAGCGATGACATAAACGTGGCGGCCGAGTTCACTGGCCAGGGCGGCAACGTCGGCTTTGATTTCAGCCAGAATGTGGCGTGACGAATCATCCTTGATGGTCTGTACCGCATCAAGCCGAAGGCCATCCATGTGATACTCACGCACCCAGTAAAGCGCGTTTTGCGCGAAATAACGGCGGACGCCTTCGCACCCGGGCTGATCGTAATTGATGGCTTCGCCCCACGGCGTTTGATGTTTGTCAGTGAAGTAAGGGCCAAACAGCCACAGGTAATTGCCTTCATTGCCCAAATGGTTGTAAACCACGTCAAGCATCACGGCCAAGCCGATGGCGTGTGCTGCATTGACCAGTCGCTTGAGGCCTTCAGGACCGCCATAACTGGCCTGGACCGCGTATGGTGAAACGCCATCATAACCCCAGTTACGTGTCCCGGGAAAAGCGGCGACCGGCATAATTTCGATCACGGTGACGCCAAGCTTTTTAAGGTAAGGCAGCTTGGTGATAGCTGCGTCGAACGTGCCTTGCGGCGTGAACGTGCCGATGTGGAGTTCATAGATTACGTAGTCGCGCAGCGGAAGGCCGCGCCAGGCGGAGTCAGTCCACGCGAATGTCTCAGGATCGACGATCTCCGTTGGCCCGTGAACGCCTTCCGGCAGCAGCCGCGATACGGGATCGGGCACAGGCTTGTTCTGGTCGACGATGTAAGAGTATCTGTCACCGGGGCGGGCAAAGGCCTGGAGTGAGAAGTAGCCGTCGGATGCTTGCATCGGCCAGTCGTGATTGCCTTGGTCGTTGTTCAGGCGTAGCGTGACGGTTTTTGCCGATGGCGCCCAGACGCGGAAGTCGCAGTTGTCGCCAGCGAGATGAGCACCGAGCATTTTAGACATTGCGTTGTTAGATACGGCGTTGCTAAGTGTATGGCTGCTCACGTATGTTGAGAAGGACCCAACAGCCTTCAGGATGCATCAACAAAAAAAGCCAGAATTGATTTTAGCTTCGTCTTCGCCGCGGCGTCAGGAGTTGCTGCGCGAAATCGGGATTCCGTTTCAGGTGCATGCCGCGAACATCAATGAAGACCAATTCGCCCACGAGCCGCCGATCGAATATGCGCTGCGGCTGGCGCGGGAAAAAGCGCAGGCAGTTGCAGCGCAGTATCCGCAGAGCTACGTGCTGGGCGCGGACACAATCGTCGTGATCGAGGGCGAAGTGCTGGGCAAGCCAATAGACCACGCTGACGCGATGCGCATCTTGCGGCGTCTTTCGGGGCGCAGCCATGAAGTCACGACAGCGGTAAGCCTGATTGCGCCGAGCGCAGTTTCTCCCAGCATAGTTCCATCGGAAACAGTCGCGCCCGGCACGCTCGCGGAGACGCGTGCCAGCACAACGAAAGTTTACTTTCGTGAAATTGCCGAAGCCGAGATTCAGCAGTATGTTGCCGGCGGTGAACCCATGGACAAAGCCGGAGCATACGCCATACAAGGCGGCGCATCACGCTGGACCGACCGCATCGAGGGGGAATTTTCCAATGTGGTGGGATTGCCTCTGTCTTTGGTGACAGAGATTTTAAAAACTACCGGGTTAATGAAAAGCTGATTATTTCTTTTCAGCAGGCTGAGCGGCACCCTCGCCATCTTTCATTGCGCCCTTGAAATTTTTGATCGCGTCGCCCAGGCCTTTGCCCAGATCGCCCAGCTTGCTAGGACCAAAAAATATCAATGCGATGACCAGAATGATCAGCAGCTCAGGTACACCAAGTTTTCCACCAAACATTGTTTTGCTCCGTCCAGGAAACACCGTGAAGCAGGCTTCCGTGGGTTTGTTATTAAGATTCATCACGATTGTAGGTCAACCAAACAGGGGAGTCAAAGAAACATTGAAAACTAAGGACTTTAAGTAACTCAATCTTAAGTTCTTTAATAAATCCTTATGTTTCATAGACTTTGGACCAACGTGGCGACTAAGGCGGTTCGCTTAGGCAGCTCCTGGATTACAACGGACTCA
The Terriglobia bacterium genome window above contains:
- the treZ gene encoding malto-oligosyltrehalose trehalohydrolase, with amino-acid sequence MSKMLGAHLAGDNCDFRVWAPSAKTVTLRLNNDQGNHDWPMQASDGYFSLQAFARPGDRYSYIVDQNKPVPDPVSRLLPEGVHGPTEIVDPETFAWTDSAWRGLPLRDYVIYELHIGTFTPQGTFDAAITKLPYLKKLGVTVIEIMPVAAFPGTRNWGYDGVSPYAVQASYGGPEGLKRLVNAAHAIGLAVMLDVVYNHLGNEGNYLWLFGPYFTDKHQTPWGEAINYDQPGCEGVRRYFAQNALYWVREYHMDGLRLDAVQTIKDDSSRHILAEIKADVAALASELGRHVYVIAETDENDTKIVRAPKAGGFGLDAIWSDDFHHAIHAFFTGERKGYYQDFGRPDQITRALTHGFVFQGEPFHFWSGRPRGTSSAGMPAAAHVICIQNHDQVGNRATGERLTALVPRGARMLAAALLLLASETPLLFMGQEYDEPNPFLFFTDYGDPILQQAVREGRQQEFKDFDFAGHHVPDPQDSVTFKRSKLNWQLTQGENPMLDWYTSLLALRKKFMKDCEPTCEAKLIDGIIHMQIPCEEPTLKVFARIQGASALPELGAGWEKALAEEEDGYAVSVWVESLDMR
- a CDS encoding Maf family protein: MHQQKKPELILASSSPRRQELLREIGIPFQVHAANINEDQFAHEPPIEYALRLAREKAQAVAAQYPQSYVLGADTIVVIEGEVLGKPIDHADAMRILRRLSGRSHEVTTAVSLIAPSAVSPSIVPSETVAPGTLAETRASTTKVYFREIAEAEIQQYVAGGEPMDKAGAYAIQGGASRWTDRIEGEFSNVVGLPLSLVTEILKTTGLMKS
- the tatA gene encoding twin-arginine translocase TatA/TatE family subunit, with translation MFGGKLGVPELLIILVIALIFFGPSKLGDLGKGLGDAIKNFKGAMKDGEGAAQPAEKK